A portion of the Bactrocera neohumeralis isolate Rockhampton chromosome 2, APGP_CSIRO_Bneo_wtdbg2-racon-allhic-juicebox.fasta_v2, whole genome shotgun sequence genome contains these proteins:
- the LOC126751275 gene encoding E3 ubiquitin-protein ligase MARCHF5, with protein MKKGDLNQDIAEVTIGPASNENKEIRSNIMHTFQTQSGLPSDFPQMDRNVSTTSLTKLTQQPQTPLNDEEIATTSSAGKLLGVDLGIEPITSETVRDELGERSCWICFATDEDNRLAPWVQPCKCRGTTKWVHQSCLYRWVDEKQKGNGMRAVSCQQCQTEYIIVFPQMGKVANLLEAFDNIIKRLSPFLAAGIFVGSLYWTAVTYGAVTFLQIVGHKKGLALMENGDPLILLLGLPAIPVGLVLGRMIRWEDAVIRLIRNRRSVARKFPLMNFIIPYPEDEEEQSTQNPATPTLADPVSATRIFCGALILPTISTIVGRLLFESIEDTLHRTLLGGLTFIAVKGILKIYLKQQQYTRKKKRRIVDYTDENVRIFVNRSTSRHHGGGAASGGAPIAANGGAPSTGTASGGPSTQFQRDPNLLPQPANDRISMV; from the exons ATGAAAAAAGGTGACCTAAATCAAGATATAGCCGAAGTGACTATTGGCCCAGCAtccaatgaaaataaagaaataagatCCAACATAATGCATACTTTTCAAACTCAATCAGGCCTACCTTCAGATTTTCCCCAAATGGACCGAAATGTGTCCACTACTTCTCTAACCAAGTTGACACAACAACCTCAAACGCCATTAAATGACGAAGAAATAGCGACTACTTCCTCTGCAGGGAAGCTGCTTGGTGTCGATTTAGGAATAGAGCCAATAACGAGTGAGACAGTTCGAGATGAATTAGGGGAAAGAAGTTGCTGGATTTGTTTTGCAACAGATGAAGATAACCGTCTAGCACCTTGGGTGCAACCGTGTAAATGTCGTGGTACTACAAAATGGGTACATCAAAGTTGTTTATATCGATGGGTAGACGAGAAGCAAAAGGGTAACGGGATGCGTGCAGTTAGTTGTCAACAGTGCCAAACCGAATATATTATCGTTTTTCCACAAATGGGCAAAGTCGCCAACTTATTAGAAGCTTTCGATAATATAATTAAACGCTTAAGCCCCTTCCTAGCTGCGGGTATTTTTGTCGGCTCATTGTATTGGACAGCAGTAACTTATGGAGCTGTAACCTTCCTACAG ATTGTTGGGCACAAAAAGGGATTGGCTTTAATGGAAAATGGTGATCCACTAATATTATTACTTGGATTGCCTGCTATTCCAGTTGGCCTAGTCCTTGGCCGTATGATTCGCTGGGAGGACGCAGTAATTAGATTGATCCGCAACCGTCGAAGTGTTGCACGAAAATTCCCACTGATGAACTTCATTATTCCTTATCC TGAAGATGAGGAGGAACAATCGACACAAAATCCGGCTACGCCTACGTTGGCAGATCCAGTCTCTGCAACTCGAATATTTTGTGGAGCCCTAATTTTACCAACTATATCGACTATAGTCGGACGTTTGTTGTTTGAATCCATTGAGGATACTCTGCATCGTACTCTTCTAGGCGGTTTAACATTTATTGCAGTAAAAGGTATCCTAAAGATCTATCTAAAGCAACAACAGTACACGCGAAAGAAGAAACGTCGCATCGTTGATTACACTGATGAGAATGTGCGTATTTTCGTGAATCGCAGCACATCTCGTCACCATGGTGGCGGTGCTGCATCGGGTGGTGCTCCAATTGCAGCTAATGGTGGAGCACCTAGTACTGGGACAGCGTCGGGTGGCCCTAGTACACAATTCCAAAGAGACCCAAATTTATTACCACAACCTGCAAACGATCGCATCAGCATGGTTTAG
- the LOC126751263 gene encoding contactin, which produces MAWLAIFYVVLLALFRYGDADANPDAQINEPQTYQPTYNKEYQPRYNPLYTNTQQGSPVTQYDNPLISSQKDLQNPQQGGGGLLVGPPNQNNFYDQSSNALGSGNTGGIYGSGGTGISNYDPFNRGITSTGFDYIDNEVQNYCPEHWIPFRQTCYRFIRSPKRNWLEAKKICKAYNAELLNVDSIEKHSFILKQLIIQNQRQNRFWISARQTGPNSWANDDNSPFLVLDDAFATDEDQSFENENLHDNRFLVQNMYQTDYNRNNPNQFYNTVPGSINSRNQNNLRGFIGPNQNGDNPFTRDRVVYGFSKKRDRWTFMPAYDIELNLFICESKVLYNPENIKLKLDDKRPFHYGLDIKDLEKIPRGPYFVKQPNDTTFDTSKNRLINDVTLSCLAGGFPTPTYRWYREVYVNDSLEYMTIDPLTNDRYTISGGNLIIYDPKQALDQGAYHCVAENKFGRIRSESAHLNFGFIMEFNLKRSAETADMNWGKAIFCDPPQHYPDVKYYWARDYFPNFVQEDQRVFVSNDGALYFSSIEIVDRANYSCSVQTSVSDTGRNGPFFPLRVTPNSNYQTLIFANTFPKVFPEAPIAGDEIRLECVGFGYPIPSYNWTRVGQPLQRNAYTVSNSRVLIIENATTNDNGEYSCTISNPRKTIHKSIFINIQMKPQFTIPLQDKIMDNNGDVTFICEAFAIPDVNYTWYKNAERLDPERIDKDRYIIQDNVLTVKYLEADKDDGMYQCGATNQLKTAFSSAQLRVLSMKPSFKKRPLEPEIYAVQNGNTTIVCDPEAAPRPKFQWKKDGQLIGAGGHRRILPSGTLIIAPTSRDDEGLYTCVATNKAGTDESRSRVIVLQELRFTQTPPLRITTQEHDLIFLQCDASYDELLDVAFVWKRNGETLRNNHDGTERIIIDRNRLTVHNVTLLDGGDYECVVKSSVNEIASRTSVVIEGAPGAPGGVQVIEIGKTKAIIEWVDGANNGRPIRYYNILGRTNWNRTWVNVSTSVRGREVDRYTGRQQAEVSNLIPWCSYEFSVAAVNDLGIGIPSAPSPIYSTYEDKPYIAPRNVGGGGGKIGDLTITWDPLLPQEQHSHGIHYKVFWKLKGTLEWASEELKSLQNDGVAVVNIPQNNYYTEYEVKVQAINNIGKGPESEPVVIYSAEDMPQVAPQKPFAIPFNSTAFNVTWQPIEMTRENVRGKLIGHRLKYWKTTHNEEDSVYYLSRTTRNWALIVGLQPDTYYFVKVMAYNAAGEGPESERFEERTYRKAPQKPPSSVHVYGINPSTVRVVWRYVSPAQDEEPIEGYKVRVWESDQNMITANNTIIPVGEKLEAYITNLTPGKSYNMRILAFSNGGDGRMSSPTLRFQMGKTTRNHASRHYRSGLNTVLVVSLLYLISMYLNNN; this is translated from the exons ATGGCGTGGCTTGCTATTTTTTATGTCGTTCTCCTGGCATTATTCAGATATGGCGACGCTGATGCAAATCCTGACGCGCAAATTAACGAACCTCAAACATATCAACCCACATACAACAAAGAATATCAACCCCGCTATAATCCTCTTTATACGAATACTCAGCAAGGGTCACCGGTGACACAATACGACAATCCACTTATATCATCTCAAAAAGATCTACAAAATCCCCAACAGGGGGGTGGCGGCCTACTGGTTGGTCCGCCAAACCAAAATAACTTTTATGATCAGTCATCGAACGCTTTAGGTAGTGGTAATACTGGAGGCATATATGGGTCAGGCGGTACAGGTATAAGTAACTATGATCCGTTCAACCGTGGAATCACATCAACCGGCTTTGACTATATAGACAATGAAGTGCAAAATTACTGCCCAGAGCATTGGATACCTTTTCGTCAAACTTGCTACAGATTTATACGTTCGCCAAAACGTAACTGGCTAGAGGCTAAGAAAATTTGTAAAGCTTACAATGCCGAGCTGTTAAATGTAGATAGTATTGAAAAACATTCTTTTATACTGAAACAATTGATAATACAGAATCAACGGCAGAACCGATTTTGGATATCCGCAAGACAGACTGGACCCAATAGCTGGGCAAACGATGATAATTCACCATTCCTCGTATTGGACGACGCATTTGCGACTGATGAAGATCAATCGTTTGAAAACGAAAATTTACACGACAATCGATTCTTAGTCCAGAACATGTACCAGACTGACTATAATCGTAATAATCCGAATCAGTTCTACAATACTGTGCCAGGCTCTATCAATAGTCGGAATCAAAACAATTTGCGTGGATTTATTG gaCCAAACCAGAATGGAGATAACCCATTTACCAGAGATCGTGTCGTTTATGGATTTTCAAAGAAACGCGACCGTTGGACATTCATGCCTGCCTATGACATAGAATTGAACTTGTTCATCTGCGAGTCAAAAGTACTATATAATCCtgaaaatataaagttaaaattagATGATAAGCGTCCATTTCATTACGGCTTAGATATTAaggatttggaaaaaattccacgcGGTCCTTACTTTGTAAAACAGCCCAATGACACGACATTCGATACGAGCAAGAATCGACTTATAAACGATGTTACGTTGAGTTGTTTGGCAGGCGGATTTCCTACACCCACATACCGCTGGTATCGCGAAGTCTACGTAAATGATTCACTTGAATATATGACTATTGATCCATTAACTAATGACCGCTATACAATTTCCGGAGGTAACCTGATAATTTACGATCCAAAACAGGCACTCGATCAAGGTGCTTACCATTGTGTTGCAGAAAACAAATTCGGACGCATACGCTCCGAGAGTGCACATTTGAATTTCGGATTTATTATGGAGTTCAATCTGAAACGCTCGGCCGAAACTGCTGATATGAATTGGGGAAAAGCTATATTTTGTGATCCACCACAACATTATCCAGATGTAAAATACTATTGGGCGCGCGATTATTTTCCGAATTTCGTTCAAGAAGATCAGCGTGTTTTTGTATCTAATGATGGTGCTCTATATTTCTCATCCATCGAGATAGTTGATCGCGCCAATTATTCATGTAGTGTACAGACATCAGTTTCCGATACTGGCCGCAATGGTCCATTTTTCCCATTGCGTGTAACGCCCAACAGCAACTATCAAACGTTAATTTTTGCAAACACATTCCCAAAG GTGTTCCCCGAAGCTCCCATTGCTGGCGATGAGATACGCCTCGAATGTGTCGGTTTTGGGTATCCTATACCTTCGTATAATTGGACTAGAGTTGGCCAACCTCTACAGCGTAATGCGTATACCGTAAGCAATAGTCGCGTGCTAATTATTGAGAATGCAACAACTAACGATAATGGAGAATATAGCTGCACAATTTCCAATCCACGCAAAACTATACATAAATCGATTTTCATCAATATACAAATGAAGCCACAATTCACAATTCCATTACAAGATAAAATAATGGATAATAACGGCGACGTGACATTTATTTGCGAGGCATTTGCAATACCTGATGTTAATTATACTTGGTATAAAAATGCGGAACGCTTAGATCCAGAGCGCATAGATAAAGATCGCTATATAATACAGGACAATGTGCTTACTGTCAAATACTTGGAGGCGGACAAGGATGACGGCATGTACCAGTGCGGTGCGACGAACCAATTGAAAACTGCTTTCTCTTCAGCCCAATTACGAGTACTATCAATGAAACCGTCATTCAAGAAAAGGCCACTTGAACCAGAGATTTATGCTGTGCAAAATGGCAACACAACTATCGTATGCGATCCCGAAGCAGCACCTCGCCCTAAATTCCAATGGAAGAAGGATGGTCAACTTATCGGTGCTGGGGGACATAGGCGCATTTTACCCAGTGGTACGTTGATAATAGCGCCGACTTCACGAGACGATGAGGGTTTATACACATGCGTTGCAACTAATAAAGCGGGGACAGATGAGTCACGCTCACGAGTAATTGTGTTAC AGGAGCTGCGTTTCACACAGACACCTCCATTGCGCATTACCACGCAAGAGCACGATTTGATTTTCCTTCAATGCGACGCTAGCTATGATGAGTTGCTTGATGTCGCTTTTGTGTGGAAACGTAATGGCGAAACATTGCGAAACAATCATGATGGCACTGAACGTATT ATAATTGACCGTAATCGACTCACCGTTCATAACGTAACATTGCTTGACGGTGGTGACTATGAATGTGTGGTGAAATCTTCAGTGAATGAGATAGCATCTAGAACCTCTGTGGTAATCGAAGGTGCTCCTGGTGCACCTGGTGGTGTACAAGTCATTGAAATTGGCAAAACGAAAGCGATAATTGAGTGGGTAGATGGCGCCAACAACGGTCGGCCTATACGCTACTATAATATACTGGGACGCACCAATTGGAATCGAACCTGGGTGAATGTATCCACAAGTGTTCGTGGTCGTGAGGTAGATCGATACACTGGCCGACAGCAGGCAGAGGTTTCCAATCTCATACCGTGGTGCTCATACGAATTTAGCGTAGCTGCTGTTAATGACTTGGGTATAGGTATACCATCGGCTCCGTCGCCAATCTACAGCACATACGAAGACAAGCCATATATAGCACCGCGGAACGTAGGTGGTGGCGGTGGTAAGATTGGAGATTTAACAATTACATGGGATCCACTCTTGCCACAAGAACAACATAGTCATGGCATACATTACAAAGTGTTCTGGAAGCTAAAAGGCACATTAGAATGGGCCTCCGAGGAGCTAAAATCTTTGCAAAACGATGGTGTAGCGGTTGTTAATATACCACAAAATAACTATTACACCGAATATGAGGTGAAAGTGCAGGCTATTAACAATATCGGTAAGGGTCCCGAGAGTGAACCAGTAGTTATATACTCGGCGGAAGATATGCCACAAGTAGCTCCACAAAAACCATTTGCTATACCTTTCAATTCCACGGCTTTCAATGTTACATGGCAACCGATCGAAATGACCAGGGAGAATGTGCGCGGTAAATTGATAGGACACAGA TTGAAATACTGGAAGACTACACATAATGAAGAGGATTCTGTATACTATTTGTCGCGTACTACAAGAAATTGGGCTCTAATTGTAGGTCTGCAACCAGATACATATTACTTTGTAAAAGTGATGGCTTATAATGCTGCCGGCGAGGGACCAGAAAGTGAACGTTTCGAAG AGCGAACGTACCGCAAGGCGCCTCAAAAGCCACCATCATCAGTACACGTGTATGGCATAAATCCTTCGACTGTGCGCGTGGTATGGCGTTATGTATCACCAGCACAGGATGAAGAGCCCATCGAGGGCTATAAG GTGCGCGTATGGGAGAGCGATCAAAATATGATTACAGCTAATAACACAATCATTCCTGTTGGTGAAAAGTTGGAGGCATACATAACGAATCTTACGCCAGGCAAAAGCTATAATATGCGTATACTGGCATTCAGTAATGGCGGCGATGGCCGCATGTCCAGTCCCACATTGCGCTTCCAAATGG GTAAAACAACGCGCAATCACGCAAGTCGCCACTACCGCAGTGGCCTTAACACAGTGTTAGTAGTTAGTTTGTTGTACCTTATTTCAATGTACCTAAACAATAACTGA
- the LOC126751286 gene encoding uncharacterized protein LOC126751286: protein MKCHDSDATDTQFNLFAKKIAEECRDIVNNKPPIPPCERTNLKTPTLHTFCNHNINIQYKYQNDDKSGKPKPCGICIKLDEKGKKHSPCPLCTKKEMSREEKLAEAIKCISSPLPRWFNEPERCDPMSVCCRMLGGIKKCPRKEDPCSCPELEPPCKVDKFAVNYPPNKLILSSGLQKNTKCKPNFRCQGIVSTDDYHTFKPNYKNLPLTEKFYSKYEHLENIDTPEVRYYQNELEKIENYFPRNEFCVPRYTNQNYGWLENKTMRNLEFCDANRVSTPKVLQNLKSFENRRFDPIQLQYCLCHDMIKQMDHWKIV, encoded by the exons aTGAAGTGCCACGATTCAGATGCTACTGATACACAGTTTAACTTGTTTGCCAAAAAGATAGCTGAAGAATGTCGTGATATTGTGAATAATAAACCGCCGATACCACCTTGCGAAAGGACTAATCTAAAAACACCAACACTGCACACATTTTGTAACCacaatattaatattcaatacAAATATCAGAATGACGACAAAAGTGGAAAGCCAAAACCGTGTGGAATTTGTATTAAGCTAGATGAGAAGGGGAAGAAACACTCACCATGTCCGCTTTGTACAAAAAAGGAAATGTCACGCGAAGAGAAATTGGCCGAAGCTATTAAATGCATTTCTAGCCCTCTTCCCAGGTGGTTCAATGAACCAGAACGTTGTGATCCAATGAGCGTGTGCTGTCGTATGTTAGGAGGTATCAAAAAATGCCCTAGAAAGGAGGACCCGTGTTCGTGTCCAGAATTAGAACCTCCATGCAAG GTAGACAAATTCGCTGTAAATTATCctccaaataaattaattttgtcttctggattgcaaaaaaatactaaatgtaAACCAAATTTTCGATGTCAGGGGATTGTGAGCACTGATGATTATCATACTTTCAAAccaaactataaaaatttaccCTTGACTGAGAAATTCTATTCTAAATATGAACATTTGGAAAACATCGATACGCCGGAAGTTAGGTACTATCAGAATGAATTGGAAAAAATCGAGAATTACTTTCCTAGAAACGAATTTTGTGTACCCCGTTATACAAATCAGAATTATGGTTGGTTGGAGAATAAAACCATGAGAAATCTCGAGTTCTGTGATGCTAATCGTGTAAGCACACCAAaggttttacaaaatttgaagtCATTCGAAAATAGACGTTTTGATCCCATACAATTGCAATATTGCCTATGCCATGATATGATAAAGCAAATGGATCATTGGAAAATTGTTTGA
- the LOC126751289 gene encoding uncharacterized protein LOC126751289, translating into MPPTKQLNLNIEVDVLTAGSAADVVNSILEFLLFQRNQIPFVYNTYKYYVGLWTDEVEGTDNGNMETCMQSGQYSSGLHSYQLERQREQALKTKKAISAMRELIRKSFDKNNVRSLRFLFGPTTFTAKEAYTIHIPIDSISRLHSHHQHRIPHARLNQTLISLLTSEDLYGIFSHNLCPTNLYLEMELLCEEGILRDTCSKTELLPKDIYQLPPSCKDIHFHLQHTPFPIPDENVTLNCCKEIEVFEGVMSLNLNDIENRKSDCGRKKHNQVLPTWWEADVLVQGFKEKPIKGLNIWTK; encoded by the exons ATGCCGCCAACAAAACAATTGAATTTGAATATTGAAGTAGACGTTTTAACCGCAGGTTCAGCAGCTGACGTAGTAAACTCAATCCTAGAGTTTCTGCTATTCCAAAGAAACCAAATCCCATTTGTTTACAACACTTACAAATACTATGTCGGATTGTGGACAGATGAAGTAGAAGGTACTGACAATGGCAACATGGAAACTTGTATGCAATCTGGACAATATTCAAGCGGCCTTCACTCCTATCAATTAGAACGACAACGGGAACAGGCtcttaaaactaaaaaggcAATAAGTGCAATGCGTGAGCTGATTAGAAAGTCATTTGACAAGAATAATGTACGTAGCTTAAGATTTCTATTTGGCCCAACAACGTTTACAGCAAAGGAAGCATACACAATTCACATACCAATCGATTCAATATCGCGGTTGCATTCCCATCATCAACACCGCATTCCACATGCTCGTCTAAATCAAACATTAAT ttcACTTTTAACTAGCGAAGATCTGTATGGCATTTTCTCACATAATCTTTGCCCAACCAACTTGTATCTTGAAATGGAATTATTATGTGAAGAAGGAATTTTAAGGGACACTTGTTCAAAAACAGAGTTACTACCAAAAGACATCTATCAGTTGCCTCCAAGTTGTAAGGATATCCATTTTCACTTGCAGCACACACCATTCCCAATACCGGATGAAAACGTGACATTGAATTGTTGTAAGGAAATTGAAGTGTTTGAAGGTGTGATGTCTCTTAATCTAAACGatattgaaaatagaaaaagcGATTGTGGTCGCAAAAAACACAATCAGGTCTTGCCAACTTGGTGGGAAGCAGATGTTTTAGTGCAAGGATTTAAAGAGAAACCAATAAAAGGCTTGAACATTTGGACGaagtaa
- the LOC126751281 gene encoding uncharacterized protein LOC126751281, with the protein MENKPTVLILGGCGFIGRNMVTYLIENDLTEEIRVVDKTPPQMAWLNDRHNQAFDNKKVEFCSANLINAASCKNAFAPHPITGRTWDLVFNCAAETRPNQTEAVYKEGILKLSMNCAHEAANIKVKRFIELSSGCVNSSEKVPQKEECKHEPWTSLAKQKLKVERELETLSDVLDYTVVRLPIVYGLGDKRYLMPRVIVAAIYKYLNECMKLLWNESMRLNTVHVDDVCAAMWFLALNPAAAGEIYNIVDDADSTQGIISDILSDVFSINVDYFGVVMSNLTKLSLSDTVSDVNDKHMTPWAEICQKNEINNTPLTPYLDEEQLYHKHLYLDNTKLKTAGYELMVPKLTRDHVIEIIEDYIKQKLFPKSLMV; encoded by the exons ATGGAAAACAAACCGACGGTGCTGATATTGGGAG GGTGTGGATTCATCGGCCGTAATATGGTTACTTATTTGATAGAAAATGATTTGACTGAGGAAATACGTGTAGTGGATAAAACGCCTCCACAAATGGCTTGGCTGAACGACCGACATAATCAAGcttttgataacaaaaaagtggAATTTTGCAGCGCTAATCTCATAAATGCCG CGTCTTGTAAGAATGCCTTCGCCCCACACCCCATAACAGGGCGTACGTGGGATCTAGTTTTCAACTGTGCAGCAGAGACACGTCCAAATCAAACAGAAGCTGTCTATAAGGAAGGAATACTTAAATTAAGTATGAATTGTGCCCATGAAGCAGCAAACATAAAAGTAAAGCGATTTATCGAGCTAAGTTCCGGTTGCGTTAACAGTTCGGAGAAGGTGCCACAAAAGGAAGAATGTAAGCATGAGCCATGGACTTCTCTGGCGAAACAAAAGTTGAAGGTCGAGCGTGAGCTTGAAACACTAAGTGATGTGTTGGATTATACGGTTGTAAGACTGCCAATCGTCTATGGGTTAGGAGATAAGCGCTACTTGA TGCCTCGCGTTATTGTGGCtgcaatatacaagtatttgaaCGAGTGTATGAAGTTGCTATGGAATGAGTCTATGCGTCTTAATACTGTGCATGTTGATGATGTTTGTGCGGCGATGTGGTTTTTAGCACTTAACCCAGCCGCTGCTGGTGAAATATACAACATCGTCGATGACGCTGATTCAACTCAGGGAATTATAAGTGACATATTATCGGAtgtattttcaataaatgttGATTACTTTGGCGTGGTCATGTCGAATTTGACAAAG TTAAGCCTCTCAGATACAGTGAGTGATGTAAATGATAAACACATGACGCCATGGGCGGAGATATGTCAAAAGAATGAAATCAATAATACACCGTTAACGCCATATTTAGACGAAGAGCAATTGTATCACAAACACTTATATTTagataatacaaaattaaagacTGCAGGATATGAGTTGATGGTGCCTAAGTTAACGCGTGATCATGTAATTGAGATCATTGAagattatataaaacaaaaactttttccaaaatCTCTAATGGTTTAA